DNA sequence from the Methylomonas albis genome:
AAACATATAACGATGATTTGGTAAACAACATGCTAGGACACATAGAAAGTTACGATGAAAGATGCCAGACCGGCGTGATCAAATACGAAGGTCAATTCTACGAATTCCATCTCGATCAATGGACATCGGAAGCGCCACCAAAACTCGGCGACGACGTGGATTTCGATCACGAAAGCGGCAAAGTCACCGACGTCAGTCTGGTCGGCGCTTATCTGATGGAAGCCAAACCAGTCAAAAGCAAGATAGTGGCAGCTTTACTGGGCATCGCGTTCGGCGCGATCGGTTTACATCGCATTTATCTGGGCTTTTATTTTCTCGGATTTACCCAAGCCGTAGTCACGCTGATTACCGGCGGTTTCGGCGTCATGTGGGGCTTCATAGAAGGCGTGTTGATTGCCACGGGGCATATCTACAAAGATGCCAAGGGACGTCATCTGAAATAGTCGTGGATGCTTTTCTAGTCGCCTTG
Encoded proteins:
- a CDS encoding TM2 domain-containing protein, with the translated sequence MLGHIESYDERCQTGVIKYEGQFYEFHLDQWTSEAPPKLGDDVDFDHESGKVTDVSLVGAYLMEAKPVKSKIVAALLGIAFGAIGLHRIYLGFYFLGFTQAVVTLITGGFGVMWGFIEGVLIATGHIYKDAKGRHLK